From one Acidobacteriota bacterium genomic stretch:
- a CDS encoding ABC transporter ATP-binding protein — protein MTQVTTSARTVVHIEQVHRTYRTGDIEVRALRGVSLEVAAGEMVAVMGPSGSGKSTLMNIIGCLDRPTRGRYELEGRDVSTLTRDELAEVRNAKIGFIFQSLNLVARTSAIENVALPLVYAGVPQEAQMRRAREALAAVNLSDKERSLPNQLSGGQQQRVAIARALVNNPAIIIADEPTGALDTRSSLEVMEILERMNRERGLTILLVTHEHDIARHAQRLINIRDGRVNQDVAVASQLRSSELLAAMPPEEAEDVSALRVS, from the coding sequence ATGACTCAAGTGACAACATCGGCACGCACCGTCGTCCACATCGAGCAGGTGCATCGCACTTACCGCACGGGCGACATTGAGGTGCGCGCGCTGCGCGGCGTTTCGCTCGAAGTGGCGGCGGGCGAGATGGTCGCGGTGATGGGGCCGTCGGGCTCGGGAAAATCCACGCTGATGAATATCATCGGTTGTCTCGACCGGCCCACGCGCGGGCGCTATGAACTCGAGGGCCGCGATGTCTCCACGCTCACGCGCGATGAGCTGGCCGAGGTGCGCAATGCGAAGATTGGATTCATCTTCCAGTCGCTCAATCTCGTCGCGCGGACCAGCGCCATCGAGAACGTCGCCTTGCCGCTGGTCTACGCTGGCGTGCCTCAGGAGGCCCAGATGCGGAGGGCGCGCGAAGCGCTGGCGGCGGTGAACTTGTCCGACAAGGAACGGAGCCTGCCCAACCAGCTCTCCGGCGGACAGCAGCAGCGTGTCGCCATTGCGCGCGCGCTAGTGAACAATCCGGCGATCATCATCGCTGATGAGCCCACCGGCGCGCTGGATACGCGCTCGTCGCTGGAAGTGATGGAGATACTGGAGCGCATGAACCGCGAGCGCGGCCTAACCATCCTGCTGGTAACGCACGAGCACGACATCGCCCGCCACGCGCAGCGCCTGATCAACATCCGCGACGGGCGCGTGAATCAAGATGTGGCCGTCGCATCGCAGTTGCGGTCGAGCGAGCTGCTGGCCGCAATGCCGCCCGAGGAAGCGGAAGACGTAAGTGCGCTTCGGGTTTCGTGA
- a CDS encoding HlyD family efflux transporter periplasmic adaptor subunit, protein MNDSPAPLLTSKRLAIIAAVALLAVAGIFFFIRRRAGGGDTEFITAKVERGAIRKVVNATGTVQALLTVQVGSQVTGQVQALYADYNSVVREGQMLAKIDPRRYQADVSGAEANLLAAQARVKSIEAELNSQIANQASAAANVESARVARDNAATQFVRAEELRRQGISSQNEYDNAKANRDSTEARHTQARAQAEQVVAQIAAGRAQIEQARAQVAQAQAALNQSQVNLEYTDIRSPVDGVVISRNVDVGQTVAASLQAPTLFLIAGDLTKMQLQASVDEADIGLISISGPLSGSLSGGRAEQVRFTVDAFPNRNFQGRISEIRLEPLAVQNVVTYSVIVNVDNARLELKPGMTANLTFTIAEKTSALRLPNAALRYTPPGQLPDQLPGQLLDEMPRDEQLTVAAPAERHETAPTRSAKPAPRTGPSSALAPGQLWKPGEKIQFPAPEAGGTRSAVIWILNAQKQPEQRKVELGIADGSATEVASGKLAEGDAVIIGDSTQAAESRGGIFGGGGPPR, encoded by the coding sequence GTGAATGATTCTCCTGCTCCCTTACTTACTTCCAAACGTCTTGCAATCATTGCCGCCGTCGCGCTGCTGGCCGTTGCCGGAATATTTTTCTTCATCCGCCGCCGGGCGGGCGGCGGCGATACCGAGTTCATCACCGCCAAAGTCGAGCGCGGCGCGATTCGCAAAGTGGTCAACGCCACAGGAACGGTGCAGGCGCTGCTGACCGTGCAGGTGGGCAGCCAGGTTACCGGGCAGGTGCAGGCGCTCTACGCCGATTACAACTCCGTGGTGCGCGAAGGCCAGATGCTCGCGAAGATCGACCCGCGCCGCTATCAAGCTGACGTGAGCGGCGCGGAGGCCAATCTGCTGGCCGCGCAGGCGCGCGTGAAATCCATCGAAGCGGAACTCAACAGCCAGATTGCCAATCAAGCCAGCGCGGCGGCCAACGTCGAGTCGGCTCGCGTGGCCCGCGACAATGCCGCCACGCAGTTCGTCCGCGCCGAGGAACTGCGCAGGCAGGGCATCAGTTCACAGAACGAGTACGACAATGCCAAGGCCAATCGCGACTCCACTGAGGCCCGCCACACTCAGGCGCGCGCGCAGGCCGAGCAGGTGGTCGCGCAGATTGCGGCCGGCCGCGCGCAGATTGAGCAGGCCCGCGCGCAAGTCGCACAAGCGCAGGCCGCGCTGAATCAGTCGCAGGTGAATCTCGAATACACCGACATCCGCTCGCCCGTAGACGGCGTGGTCATCTCGCGCAACGTGGACGTGGGGCAGACCGTCGCCGCCAGCCTGCAAGCGCCGACGCTGTTCCTCATCGCCGGCGACCTGACCAAGATGCAGTTGCAGGCCAGCGTTGATGAAGCCGACATCGGGTTGATCTCCATTTCTGGCCCCCTCTCCGGCTCTCTCTCTGGCGGCCGTGCCGAGCAGGTGCGCTTCACCGTGGACGCTTTCCCCAACCGCAATTTCCAGGGCCGTATCAGCGAGATTCGCCTCGAGCCATTGGCCGTGCAAAATGTGGTCACCTACAGCGTGATCGTCAACGTGGACAACGCGCGGCTGGAACTCAAGCCAGGCATGACCGCGAATCTGACATTCACCATCGCGGAAAAAACCAGCGCGCTGCGCCTGCCCAACGCCGCGCTGCGCTATACTCCGCCGGGCCAGTTACCTGACCAATTACCTGGCCAATTATTAGACGAGATGCCACGCGATGAGCAACTCACCGTTGCTGCGCCAGCCGAGAGGCACGAAACTGCGCCGACTCGATCCGCAAAGCCTGCGCCGCGAACCGGCCCGTCCTCCGCGCTCGCGCCGGGACAGTTGTGGAAGCCCGGCGAAAAAATCCAGTTCCCCGCGCCCGAGGCCGGAGGCACGCGGTCGGCGGTGATTTGGATATTGAATGCACAAAAACAGCCGGAGCAGCGCAAAGTGGAATTGGGCATCGCCGACGGCTCGGCGACGGAAGTGGCCTCCGGAAAGCTGGCCGAGGGCGACGCGGTCATCATCGGCGACAGCACGCAGGCCGCCGAATCGCGCGGCGGTATATTCGGCGGCGGCGGCCCGCCACGCTAA
- a CDS encoding FtsX-like permease family protein produces the protein MSCWTILKIAWRALARNKMRSSLTLLGMVIGVGAVITMVSLGQAAQRMVEQQIASVGPNLLFVTPGSRNTGGVQMGAGASATLTDSDVDAIVREVPLVAAATPMVTTRGQMIFGNQNWASRVEGTNERAPEIRAWGLQRGEFFTGADVRSASRVVVLGHTVADRLFEGVDPIGQTLRLNNLPFRVTGVLEAKGQALTGQDQDDMVVVPYTTVQKKLKRTALAVIDNAMISTISPLASRVAEAQITELMRQRHNIHAGDPDDFRVRNLADVAQAAEQTTLILTLLLGSIAAVSLIVGGIGIMNIMLVSVTERTREIGIRMAVGARASQIRLQFLAESVMLSLVGGLIGIVLGSAGAAGIAHALKWPTFISLLAVVVAFVFSAAVGIFFGYYPAHRAASLDPIEALRYE, from the coding sequence ATGTCTTGCTGGACCATATTGAAAATTGCCTGGCGGGCGCTGGCGCGCAATAAGATGCGCAGTTCGCTCACCTTACTGGGCATGGTCATCGGCGTGGGCGCGGTCATTACCATGGTGTCGCTCGGTCAGGCGGCGCAGCGCATGGTGGAGCAGCAGATTGCCAGCGTTGGGCCGAACCTGCTCTTCGTTACGCCGGGGAGCCGCAACACCGGCGGCGTGCAGATGGGCGCGGGAGCGTCGGCCACGCTCACCGACTCAGACGTGGACGCCATCGTGCGCGAAGTCCCGCTGGTAGCCGCCGCCACGCCGATGGTCACTACGCGCGGGCAGATGATCTTCGGCAATCAGAACTGGGCCTCCCGCGTGGAGGGCACCAACGAGCGTGCGCCGGAGATTCGCGCATGGGGTCTCCAGCGCGGCGAATTTTTCACCGGGGCCGACGTGCGCTCCGCGAGTCGCGTGGTGGTGCTCGGCCACACCGTCGCCGACCGTTTGTTCGAGGGTGTTGATCCCATCGGGCAAACACTTCGCCTGAACAATCTTCCGTTTCGGGTAACCGGGGTGCTCGAAGCCAAGGGTCAGGCGCTCACCGGACAGGATCAGGACGACATGGTTGTCGTTCCCTACACCACGGTGCAGAAAAAGCTGAAGCGCACCGCGCTGGCGGTGATCGACAACGCCATGATCTCCACCATCAGCCCGCTGGCCTCGCGCGTCGCAGAGGCGCAGATCACCGAGTTGATGCGGCAGCGGCACAACATTCACGCGGGCGACCCGGACGACTTCCGCGTGCGCAATCTCGCCGACGTGGCGCAGGCCGCCGAGCAGACCACGCTGATCCTGACACTGCTGCTGGGCTCGATCGCCGCCGTGTCGCTGATCGTGGGTGGCATCGGCATCATGAACATCATGCTGGTGTCAGTTACCGAGCGCACACGCGAGATCGGCATCCGCATGGCCGTGGGCGCGCGCGCGAGCCAGATACGTTTGCAGTTCCTCGCTGAGTCGGTGATGCTGAGTCTCGTCGGCGGGCTGATCGGCATTGTGCTGGGATCGGCGGGCGCGGCGGGGATTGCTCACGCATTGAAATGGCCCACGTTCATTTCACTGCTGGCGGTGGTGGTGGCGTTCGTCTTCTCGGCGGCGGTGGGAATCTTCTTCGGATATTACCCGGCGCATCGCGCGGCTTCGCTCGACCCTATCGAGGCGCTGCGGTATGAGTAA
- a CDS encoding MFS transporter, which translates to MQTGNRWLVVVGGVLMNLSLGAFYGWSLYVPSLEKALHVTRTEVSNIFSIAVVVFAITFLIGGRLQDKKGPYIVSMLGSIIFSLGFFLTSHASSLMEMYLAYGVVVGIGTGFGYVPPIGVISKWFPDRRGLVVGIAVGAFGAGSALLGPFIPGWIAAYGWQSVLMWQGIVYFIATMTAAQLMKNPPTGYVPAGWTPPVVAAGGVKPADYTPSEMLRTSQFYRLLIGYAFGISAGLLVISQLLPFAQLSITGMSAALAGTAITIAAISNAAGRILSGWLSDSIGRIRTISIMVLLSAVTLPVLGRIDSLWLFWPLLFIIYYCYGTQLSLYATTTADFFGAKNVGANYGFVFLAFGVAGVVGPRLGGVLFDQFKSYTRAFDIAAVLLVIALVIIATLKPPRK; encoded by the coding sequence ATGCAAACTGGCAATCGCTGGCTCGTGGTCGTTGGCGGCGTGCTGATGAATCTTTCGCTGGGGGCGTTCTACGGCTGGAGCCTCTATGTGCCCTCGCTCGAAAAGGCGTTGCACGTAACGCGCACCGAAGTCTCGAACATTTTCTCCATCGCGGTGGTGGTCTTCGCCATCACCTTTCTGATTGGAGGGCGTCTCCAGGACAAGAAAGGGCCGTACATCGTCTCCATGCTAGGCAGCATTATTTTCAGCCTGGGATTTTTTCTCACCAGCCATGCCAGCAGCCTGATGGAGATGTACCTGGCGTATGGCGTCGTGGTGGGAATCGGCACCGGCTTCGGATACGTCCCGCCCATCGGGGTAATCTCGAAGTGGTTCCCCGACCGGCGAGGACTGGTGGTGGGAATCGCTGTCGGCGCATTCGGCGCTGGCTCGGCGCTGCTGGGCCCATTCATTCCCGGCTGGATCGCCGCGTATGGCTGGCAGTCTGTGCTGATGTGGCAGGGCATTGTCTACTTCATCGCCACCATGACCGCCGCACAGTTGATGAAGAATCCTCCCACCGGTTACGTGCCCGCTGGATGGACACCGCCAGTCGTCGCCGCCGGCGGCGTGAAGCCTGCCGACTACACACCGTCGGAGATGCTGCGTACCTCGCAGTTCTATCGTCTGCTGATCGGCTACGCCTTCGGCATCAGCGCGGGGTTGCTGGTGATCAGCCAGTTGCTGCCCTTCGCGCAGCTCTCCATCACCGGGATGAGCGCGGCGCTGGCCGGGACGGCCATCACCATCGCGGCCATCAGCAACGCGGCGGGGCGCATTCTTTCCGGATGGCTGTCGGACTCCATCGGACGCATCAGAACCATCTCCATCATGGTGCTGCTATCGGCTGTCACGCTGCCCGTGCTGGGACGCATTGACTCGCTCTGGCTGTTCTGGCCGCTGCTGTTCATCATCTATTACTGCTACGGCACGCAGCTCTCGCTCTACGCCACAACCACCGCCGACTTCTTCGGCGCGAAAAACGTCGGCGCAAACTACGGATTTGTCTTTCTGGCGTTTGGTGTTGCGGGAGTGGTGGGCCCGCGGCTCGGCGGAGTGCTCTTCGATCAGTTCAAGAGTTACACGCGCGCCTTCGACATCGCCGCCGTGCTGCTGGTAATCGCGCTGGTGATCATCGCCACGCTCAAGCCCCCGCGCAAGTGA
- the hemH gene encoding ferrochelatase — translation MSERGKLGPKLGPKLGVVLFQLGGPDSLEAVEPFLHNLFLDPDIIDFPFAKLARPVLAKLMAVSRAKKVAHGYAAMGGASPIVAWTKKQAAALEIVLRRAPAMANARVVIAMRYWKPFTEEAIAELVREQVTEIILLPLYPHFSKTTTGSSYNEWNRHFPFSPLSNVPVKYIRDYPEHAGYVDCFVTGINETLKRFPAPEKVHLVFSGHSIPNSVVASGDPYKPQIEQTMRRVLERGGWTLPSTLCWQSKVGAGRWVQPSVHEIIPTLGAQGVKDVLIVPISFVSDHIETLHEIGEEVREEAMRAGIERFELMDGLNDSPQFINALADLVHAQVSAAV, via the coding sequence ATGAGTGAAAGAGGCAAACTTGGCCCGAAACTGGGCCCGAAACTTGGAGTAGTTTTGTTCCAGTTGGGCGGGCCGGACTCGCTCGAGGCGGTCGAGCCGTTCCTGCACAATTTGTTTCTCGATCCCGACATCATCGACTTTCCTTTCGCCAAGTTGGCACGGCCCGTGCTGGCCAAGTTGATGGCCGTCAGCCGCGCCAAAAAAGTCGCGCACGGTTATGCCGCGATGGGCGGCGCGTCGCCCATTGTCGCCTGGACAAAAAAGCAGGCAGCGGCTCTGGAAATCGTGCTGCGCCGCGCGCCCGCAATGGCCAACGCGCGCGTGGTCATTGCCATGCGCTACTGGAAGCCCTTCACCGAAGAGGCCATCGCTGAACTCGTACGCGAACAGGTTACCGAAATTATCCTGCTGCCGCTCTATCCGCATTTCTCGAAGACCACCACAGGCAGCAGCTACAACGAGTGGAACCGCCACTTTCCCTTCTCGCCGCTGTCCAACGTGCCCGTGAAGTACATCAGGGATTATCCCGAGCACGCCGGTTACGTCGATTGCTTCGTCACCGGCATCAATGAAACGCTCAAGCGTTTCCCCGCGCCCGAGAAAGTTCATCTGGTTTTTAGCGGGCATAGTATTCCGAACTCCGTCGTCGCCTCCGGCGATCCCTACAAGCCACAGATCGAGCAGACCATGCGCAGGGTGCTCGAGCGCGGCGGCTGGACGCTGCCCTCCACGCTCTGCTGGCAGAGCAAGGTCGGCGCGGGCCGCTGGGTGCAGCCATCTGTCCATGAAATTATTCCCACCCTCGGCGCGCAGGGCGTCAAGGACGTTCTGATCGTCCCCATCTCCTTTGTCTCCGACCACATTGAAACCCTGCACGAGATCGGTGAAGAAGTGCGCGAGGAAGCCATGCGCGCCGGCATCGAGCGCTTCGAACTGATGGACGGTCTGAACGACTCGCCGCAGTTCATCAACGCACTCGCCGACCTGGTTCACGCGCAAGTGTCCGCCGCGGTATAA
- the glgP gene encoding alpha-glucan family phosphorylase gives MLTATGSSKIVIAYFSMEIALDSAMPTYSGGLGVLAGDTLRAAADLAVPMAAVTLVHRKGYFRQKLNLLGQQSEQPEQWQPEAMLEAMGPIASLRIEGREVRIRAWRYAVQGLHGHAIPVYLLDTAVEGNTADDQALTDSLYGGDSRYRLCQEAVLGLGGVEMLRLMGHTGIRSYHMNEGHSALLTLALAERQISSQSGAKRAAKLSDADHEAVRRQCVFTTHTPVPAGHDKFSWPMVKQVLGADRADLLSKSGCCADNALNLTFLALRFSRYINGVAMSHGEVSQGMYPSYPIRSITNGVHAHTWTSRPFQTLYDQHIPQWRTDNRYLRNAIGIPLKEIQQAHQRAKQSMLELIAKRTGVKLKEGVFTIGFARRATAYKRAALLFTNIQRLRWIARMVGPLQIIFGGKAHPNDAPGKALIRDLFEVAESLKGAIQLVYVENYDMEWGKSLTSGADLWLNTPQRPLEASGTSGMKAVLNGVPSLSVLDGWWVEGHVEGKTGWCIGNSGNGPGSEVSAEPEDAVQEANSLYDKLETTILPMYYGQPNAYAAVMRYTISLNGSYFNTQRMVRQYLTNAYFPEGESVSF, from the coding sequence ATGCTGACTGCGACGGGAAGCAGCAAGATTGTAATCGCCTATTTCTCAATGGAGATCGCGCTGGACTCCGCCATGCCCACGTATTCGGGCGGGCTGGGCGTGCTGGCCGGCGACACGCTGCGCGCGGCGGCGGATTTGGCCGTGCCCATGGCGGCGGTAACGCTGGTGCATCGCAAGGGATATTTCCGGCAGAAGCTCAACTTGCTGGGCCAGCAGAGCGAGCAGCCCGAGCAGTGGCAGCCGGAAGCGATGCTGGAGGCCATGGGGCCCATCGCCAGCCTGCGCATCGAAGGCCGCGAAGTGCGCATCCGGGCCTGGCGCTACGCGGTGCAGGGACTGCACGGACACGCCATTCCGGTGTATCTGCTGGACACCGCGGTGGAGGGCAACACGGCGGACGATCAGGCGCTTACCGATTCGCTCTACGGCGGCGATTCGCGTTACCGGCTGTGTCAGGAAGCGGTACTGGGCCTCGGCGGCGTTGAGATGCTGCGCCTGATGGGGCACACCGGCATCCGCAGCTATCACATGAATGAGGGCCACTCGGCGCTGCTGACCCTGGCACTGGCCGAGCGCCAAATCAGCTCCCAGTCCGGCGCGAAGCGTGCCGCTAAACTTTCTGATGCCGACCACGAAGCCGTGCGCAGGCAATGTGTCTTCACCACGCATACGCCGGTGCCCGCCGGTCATGACAAGTTTTCCTGGCCAATGGTGAAGCAGGTGTTGGGCGCGGATCGCGCCGACCTGCTCTCGAAATCCGGCTGCTGCGCCGACAACGCGCTGAATCTGACTTTTCTGGCGCTGCGTTTTTCGCGCTACATCAACGGCGTGGCCATGTCCCATGGCGAAGTGTCGCAGGGCATGTACCCGTCCTATCCCATTCGCTCCATCACCAACGGCGTTCACGCGCACACATGGACGTCGCGGCCCTTCCAGACTTTGTACGACCAGCATATCCCGCAGTGGCGCACGGACAATCGCTATCTGCGCAACGCCATCGGCATCCCGCTCAAGGAGATTCAGCAGGCGCACCAGCGGGCGAAGCAGTCGATGCTGGAGTTGATCGCCAAGCGCACCGGCGTGAAATTGAAGGAAGGCGTGTTCACCATCGGGTTCGCGCGCCGCGCCACGGCCTACAAACGCGCTGCGCTTCTGTTCACTAATATCCAGAGGCTGCGCTGGATCGCGCGCATGGTGGGTCCGCTGCAGATTATCTTCGGCGGCAAGGCGCATCCCAACGACGCGCCGGGCAAGGCGCTGATCCGCGACCTGTTCGAGGTGGCCGAGTCGCTGAAGGGCGCCATTCAATTGGTGTATGTCGAAAATTACGACATGGAGTGGGGTAAGTCGCTCACCTCGGGTGCCGACCTGTGGCTGAACACGCCGCAACGGCCACTGGAGGCCTCCGGGACTAGCGGCATGAAGGCCGTGCTCAACGGCGTGCCTAGCTTAAGCGTCCTGGACGGCTGGTGGGTGGAGGGGCACGTCGAGGGCAAGACCGGCTGGTGCATCGGAAATTCAGGAAATGGGCCCGGCAGCGAAGTCAGCGCCGAGCCGGAGGACGCCGTGCAGGAAGCCAATTCACTTTACGACAAACTCGAGACCACCATCCTGCCCATGTACTACGGCCAGCCCAACGCCTACGCCGCCGTGATGCGCTACACCATCTCGCTGAACGGCTCGTACTTCAACACCCAGCGCATGGTGCGACAGTATCTGACCAACGCCTACTTCCCCGAAGGCGAAAGCGTTTCGTTCTAG
- a CDS encoding DNA repair protein RecN: protein MLRQLRIENFALIDRLELDFHAGLNLLTGETGSGKSIVVEAVGLLLGDKGSAEVIRSGAERARLTAVFAPESKDANRWSELLARLAEAGIDAARADELIIQRDIIAPAGNGASASALRSRIFINNQSATAALLRQLAPALAEIHGQNEQQELFLASAQLDLLDRFGALASGNDALRAQVREHFNAWKQLRRDWESLRNDQQEWLRQMDLWKFQRREIDTAELNSERDHDLDQRLEDEKRVLAHAERIRARLAAAYDLLYDAAQSSISTVASAERQISEAAAYDTALGGVSESLLSAKAQVEDAALTIRDRLSNLDASPERIEEVETRLAALDRLKRKYGPTLTDVMKYGDDVGQRLALAENGESRIEELEGQVKQAAADYKKSATALSAARRKAAKELQRSVERELGELAMGGTRFEARLTTGAAETEWRSTGMDQVEFLLSPNAGEPLAALEKIASGGEVSRVMLALETVIASQPISSATDRKSPKPAARNGGAKQLVAHSGTARSAEAAPRHTLIFDEVDSGIGGRAAETVGRKLRALGEQRQVLCVTHLPQIASFAHHHYRVEKIEQDGRTVTRVEPLDAAGRREELARMLGGTQITPALLKHAGQLLKTNAE, encoded by the coding sequence ATGCTGCGCCAACTGCGAATTGAAAACTTCGCTCTGATCGACCGGCTGGAACTGGACTTCCACGCGGGTCTCAACCTGCTCACCGGCGAGACCGGCAGCGGCAAGTCCATCGTCGTCGAGGCCGTCGGCCTGCTACTCGGCGATAAAGGCTCTGCCGAGGTGATTCGCAGCGGCGCGGAGCGCGCCCGCCTCACCGCCGTGTTCGCGCCGGAAAGCAAAGACGCCAATCGTTGGAGCGAACTGCTGGCCCGGCTTGCCGAGGCCGGCATTGACGCCGCTCGCGCCGACGAGCTGATCATCCAGCGCGATATCATCGCGCCGGCTGGCAATGGCGCCTCCGCCAGCGCACTCCGCTCGCGCATCTTCATCAACAACCAGTCCGCCACCGCCGCGCTGCTCCGCCAACTCGCTCCGGCGCTGGCCGAGATTCACGGCCAGAACGAGCAGCAGGAACTTTTTCTCGCTTCGGCACAATTGGATTTATTAGATCGCTTCGGCGCGCTGGCTAGTGGCAATGACGCTCTGCGCGCCCAGGTGCGGGAACACTTTAACGCTTGGAAGCAATTGCGGCGCGACTGGGAGTCGCTGCGCAATGACCAGCAGGAGTGGCTGCGCCAAATGGACCTCTGGAAATTCCAGCGGCGCGAGATTGATACGGCCGAGCTGAATAGCGAACGGGATCACGATCTCGACCAGCGTCTGGAGGACGAGAAGCGCGTGCTGGCCCACGCCGAGCGCATCCGCGCGCGGCTCGCCGCGGCCTACGATCTGCTCTATGACGCCGCTCAGTCGTCGATCTCGACCGTCGCCTCCGCCGAGCGCCAAATCTCCGAAGCCGCCGCCTACGACACCGCGCTCGGCGGCGTCTCCGAGTCTTTGCTCTCCGCCAAGGCCCAGGTGGAGGACGCCGCGCTCACCATTCGGGACCGCTTGTCGAATCTCGACGCCAGCCCCGAGCGCATTGAGGAAGTGGAGACTCGCCTCGCCGCGCTCGACCGCCTCAAGCGCAAGTACGGCCCCACGCTTACAGATGTGATGAAGTACGGCGACGATGTTGGACAGCGCCTTGCGCTGGCCGAGAATGGAGAAAGCCGCATCGAGGAACTCGAAGGTCAGGTAAAGCAGGCCGCCGCCGATTATAAGAAGTCCGCCACCGCTCTGAGCGCCGCGCGCCGCAAGGCCGCGAAAGAGTTGCAACGCTCTGTGGAGCGTGAGTTGGGCGAGTTGGCCATGGGCGGCACCCGGTTTGAGGCCAGGCTGACGACCGGCGCTGCGGAGACGGAGTGGCGCTCGACGGGCATGGATCAAGTCGAGTTCCTGCTCTCGCCCAACGCCGGCGAGCCGCTCGCTGCGCTCGAGAAAATCGCCTCGGGCGGCGAGGTCTCGCGCGTGATGCTGGCGCTGGAAACCGTCATCGCCTCGCAACCCATCTCCTCAGCGACGGATCGCAAATCGCCGAAACCCGCCGCTCGCAACGGCGGCGCGAAGCAGTTGGTTGCACATTCCGGCACGGCGCGGTCGGCGGAAGCCGCGCCGCGGCACACGCTCATCTTCGATGAAGTGGATAGCGGCATCGGCGGGCGCGCCGCCGAAACGGTCGGGCGCAAATTGCGCGCGCTGGGTGAGCAGCGCCAGGTGCTCTGCGTAACCCATCTGCCGCAGATCGCCAGCTTCGCCCATCACCACTATCGCGTGGAAAAGATCGAGCAGGATGGCCGCACGGTTACCCGCGTCGAGCCGCTCGACGCCGCCGGTCGCCGCGAAGAGTTGGCGCGCATGTTGGGCGGCACGCAGATCACTCCAGCGCTGCTCAAGCACGCCGGGCAATTATTGAAGACCAACGCCGAATGA